In a genomic window of Sutcliffiella sp. FSL R7-0096:
- the refZ gene encoding forespore capture DNA-binding protein RefZ, producing the protein MEKTKQRIIDAATILFNTKGYDGTSIRELAKKANVNVGHISYYFENKAGLQEHLLSSFFDQYVTILENAYKKMPAISAKECMLECVEKTMKFHRENRQLARYVYREITLDTMLVREIMSTYLTKEKYYFKAILEKGHKSKEFVVHSVLLAVMQLKSMISTPFLQSQYLAEVWHIMPYETSAIDQYEKVIVQWLEQSIFAKQQLEKIAL; encoded by the coding sequence ATGGAAAAGACGAAGCAAAGAATCATTGACGCAGCGACTATTCTCTTTAATACAAAAGGCTATGATGGAACCTCGATTCGGGAGTTGGCCAAAAAGGCGAATGTGAATGTGGGACACATATCTTATTATTTTGAAAACAAAGCCGGCCTGCAAGAACATCTTCTTTCAAGCTTCTTTGATCAATACGTAACCATTTTGGAGAATGCATATAAAAAAATGCCTGCCATTTCAGCAAAGGAGTGTATGTTGGAATGTGTGGAAAAAACCATGAAGTTTCATAGGGAGAACCGGCAACTTGCACGGTATGTCTATCGCGAAATCACTTTAGATACGATGCTTGTCAGAGAGATAATGTCCACCTACCTCACGAAGGAAAAGTATTACTTTAAAGCCATTCTGGAAAAAGGACATAAATCGAAGGAGTTTGTGGTACATTCGGTGCTACTTGCTGTCATGCAATTAAAGAGCATGATCAGCACCCCTTTTCTCCAATCCCAGTATCTTGCGGAAGTCTGGCATATCATGCCTTATGAGACTTCCGCCATCGATCAGTATGAGAAGGTGATTGTGCAATGGCTGGAGCAGTCTATTTTTGCGAAACAGCAGCTGGAGAAAATAGCGCTTTAG
- a CDS encoding GAF domain-containing protein, which produces MFQVENYKGTREENYELVLKQLHALISDEPNFIANLSNASALLNVFLDNINWVGFYLTDETKQDMLVLGPFQGLPACVRIPFGRGVCGTAASTQDTQLVADVHAFPGHIACDAASQSEIVVPMVVGGKMIGVLDIDSPIKDRFDEVDKVYLEKFVSILLAEA; this is translated from the coding sequence ATGTTTCAAGTCGAAAACTACAAAGGAACGCGAGAAGAAAATTACGAGCTTGTCCTAAAACAGCTGCATGCATTAATTTCTGATGAGCCTAATTTCATTGCCAACCTTTCCAATGCTTCTGCTTTATTAAATGTCTTCTTAGACAATATAAATTGGGTAGGTTTCTACCTTACCGATGAAACCAAGCAAGACATGCTCGTATTGGGTCCATTTCAGGGTCTGCCTGCATGTGTAAGGATTCCATTCGGTCGTGGAGTATGCGGAACTGCAGCCTCCACTCAAGACACACAGCTTGTTGCAGATGTCCATGCATTTCCAGGTCATATCGCCTGTGATGCGGCTTCTCAGTCAGAAATCGTCGTACCGATGGTGGTAGGCGGTAAGATGATTGGGGTCTTGGACATCGATAGTCCAATCAAGGATCGTTTTGATGAGGTGGACAAGGTTTACTTAGAGAAATTTGTTTCCATATTGCTTGCTGAAGCATAA